The DNA sequence AAAAGCAGTTGAAAACAATTAACTCTGTTCGTCTGTTTGCAGGTATGTAGCCTGCCAGATGGTCGAACGCTTTGTAAAATGGAGGTTGTCATGAGAAATAAATGGTTGTGGGCGGCGTTAATTGCATTACCTTTGGGGGTTGGTGGTTTAGTCTATACTGATGTGCGCGCCAACGCTGACACTCAAAGCAACAGTGCCGATTTTGTCTGCCCAATCACGGGTGAGGAACTTCCTTGCCCCAAGTGTTGTCCACTCAATTGAGTGAGGAAAGATCGTCGGCAAAAGCGATTCCCGATGTAATGAATCATCGGGAATCGTTTGCTGTCGTTTCATAACTCGCTATATCCAGTGACAAACTACCTCAAAATGTTCATTTATATTAGAACCCTTTAATACGATCATGTTCATCTGCCTATCTGGACTGAGATAATTCTAAGAGTCGTTCTGTTTCGCGTGCGATCATGTGTTCTTCGCGAGTTTGAATGAGTAAAATGCGACCTGCTGACTGGATTGTTGCGAGATCACAATCCGCATGAGCACTTTGATTTTTGACCTCGTCAAGTTTCAGCCCAAGAAATGGTAGTTTGTCACATACGCAGCTTCGCAACAGCGGAGAATGTTCACCGATACCGGCAGTAAAGACTAAGCCATCGATGCCTCCCAGCAAAACCGCAAGAGAACCAATGGTTGACTGGATTCGCTCTGTAAACAATTTCATCGCCAGTTGAGCGCGTTCGTTTTTGGCTTGGGATGCCTGTTCAATTTGGCGAAAGTCAGAGGAAATTCCCGACACTCCAAGCAAACCAGATTGATGATTCAAACTTTGATCGAGCTGCTCAGGATCGAAGTCTTTTTGTTTCATCAAGTAAATCAAGATTCCAGGATCGATCGAGCCGCTGCGGGTACCCATCATTAACCCTTCCAGCGGTGTGAACCCCATCGTTGTAGCCAAAGGGCGTCCGCCATGCACGGCAGTCGCAGAGCAGCCGTTGCCTAGATGACATATTACCAATCGAAGAGAATCGTCGTATTGCCGACCAAGCACTTCTGCGGCACGTGTCGAACAGTATTGATGGCTGATCCCGTGAAAGCCAAATCGACGAATACCGTATTGTTCATACCATTCGTAAGGGATTGGATAAACATAAGCACTCGGCGGCAAATCAGCAAAAAAAGCAGTATCAAACACAGCGACATGCATAGCTTCTGGAAGATATTTTTGTGCTGCTTTAATCGTCATCAATGCTGGTGGATTGTGTAGCGGGGCGAGTTTGGAGACTTGTTCTAACGATTGAAGAACCTGTTCGTTAATGAGCGTTGGCTGGCAGAAATATGTACCGCCGTGAACGATGCGATGACCGACAGCTCGAATCGATTCGCCCAGGTTGATGTCTGCCAACACATGCAGAATCCATTTAACGGCCTCATGATTATTCGAAATATCCGAATGAGATTGCGTTTGACTCGCTGCTTGAGTTTGTAATTCTAATATGACTTTTTCAGATTGAGTTTGCCAATCTATCACACCTCTGGCAAGTTGTTCGTGAGCCAGTTCATCGAACAGAGCGAATTTGAGCGTACTAGATCCGGCATTCAGCACGAGAATCGACATTGAATCAACCTCACTGTTCCCCTCCCGGCCAAGTCCAGTTTTGAACTTCCGGCATATCTTCACCATATTCGGAGATGTAATGTTTGTGTTCGATTAGTTTGTCTCGAACGGCTTGTTTTAAGTAGGCTGCTTTAGCGCCGAGATTCGGCACACGGTCGATTACATCTTGAACAAGATGAAAGCGGTCGAGATCATTCAGAACAACCATGTCAAACGGTGTGGTTGTTGTCCCTTCTTCTTTGTAACCGCGAACATGAAGATTTTTGTGATTCGTTCTGCGATACGTTAATCGATGGATCAACCAAGGATAGCCATGGAACGCAAAGATGATAGGTTTGTCGGTCGTAAACAGACTATCGAAGTCCTTATCAGAGAGTGCATGTGGATGTTCCCGGGGAGATTGGAGCTTCATCAAATTGACGACGTTAATCACGCGTACCTTCAACACAGGTAATTCTTGACGAAGGATATCGACGGCGGCCAACGTTTCGAGTGTGGGTACATCGCCACAACACCCTAAAACAACATCGGGTTCGCTTCCCTGGTCACTACTCGCCCAATCCCAAATACTGATTCCCGCCGTCGTATGCTTGATAGCTTGATCCATCGAGAGCCACTGTGGCGAGGGTTGTTTACCAGCTACAATCACGTTTACATAATCACGACTACGCAGGCAATGGTCTGTGACGGAGAGCAGACAGTTTGCATCTGGTGGCAGATAGACACGAATGATCTCAGCTTTTTTGTTAACAACATGGTCGATGAAACCGGGATCTTGATGACTAAATCCGTTGTGATCCTGCCGCCAGACGTGTGATGACAACAAATAGTTAAGGGATGCGATAGGTCGCCGCCAGGGAATTTCCTTGGAGACCTTGAGCCACTTCGCGTGCTGGTTAAACATCGAATCGAT is a window from the Gimesia benthica genome containing:
- a CDS encoding acetate/propionate family kinase translates to MSILVLNAGSSTLKFALFDELAHEQLARGVIDWQTQSEKVILELQTQAASQTQSHSDISNNHEAVKWILHVLADINLGESIRAVGHRIVHGGTYFCQPTLINEQVLQSLEQVSKLAPLHNPPALMTIKAAQKYLPEAMHVAVFDTAFFADLPPSAYVYPIPYEWYEQYGIRRFGFHGISHQYCSTRAAEVLGRQYDDSLRLVICHLGNGCSATAVHGGRPLATTMGFTPLEGLMMGTRSGSIDPGILIYLMKQKDFDPEQLDQSLNHQSGLLGVSGISSDFRQIEQASQAKNERAQLAMKLFTERIQSTIGSLAVLLGGIDGLVFTAGIGEHSPLLRSCVCDKLPFLGLKLDEVKNQSAHADCDLATIQSAGRILLIQTREEHMIARETERLLELSQSR